One Cucumis sativus cultivar 9930 chromosome 1, Cucumber_9930_V3, whole genome shotgun sequence DNA segment encodes these proteins:
- the LOC101205273 gene encoding xylogen-like protein 11, with the protein MAAGGPWILAVAVLVIMAIEGISGQAPAPGPGAVGEVDCFTTLLGMSDCLPYVTTGSNDTKPNKQCCSELAGLVENSPKCLCELLSDPDKVGFTIDVDRAMKLPTQCHVSTPSISLCSLLGYPVGSSNSPAPSPGVQPPDAGGSSTTDTPGNSGNRASSIDHLRLAFPLGLALAFIPALF; encoded by the exons ATGGCGGCGGGAGGACCCTGGATCTTGGCTGTGGCAGTACTAGTGATTATGGCGATTGAGGGGATTTCAGGGCAGGCGCCGGCGCCGGGACCGGGGGCGGTGGGAGAAGTGGATTGCTTTACGACGCTGCTGGGCATGTCGGATTGTTTACCGTACGTGACGACGGGGAGTAATGATACGAAGCCGAATAAGCAATGTTGCTCGGAATTGGCAGGGCTGGTGGAGAATAGCCCTAAATGCCTTTGTGAGCTGCTTAGTGATCCAGATAAAGTTGGATTCACCATTGATGTTGATAGAGCTATGAAGCTTCCTACTCAATGCCATGTCTCCACTCCTTCCATTTCTCTATGCTCTC TTTTGGGATATCCAGTGGGATCATCGAATAGTCCAGCACCATCACCAG GTGTTCAACCACCGGATGCAGGAGGCTCTAGCACCACCGACACCCCAGGAAACAGCGGGAATAGGGCTTCGAGCATCGACCACCTTCGTCTTGCATTTCCACTTGGCTTGGCCTTAGCATTCATTCCTGCACTTTTCTAA